A single region of the Polymorphum gilvum SL003B-26A1 genome encodes:
- a CDS encoding DUF4870 family protein — translation MSMHQDTDMAGFVEPGGRNVTLIYILYLVGFVIGFTSLIGLVFAYLNRGRSQGWTTSHYTFQIRTFWIALLYGLVCLVLAFIGIGFVLMILVAIWVIVRCVKGLQAASRQQPIADPQTWLF, via the coding sequence ATGAGCATGCACCAAGACACCGACATGGCCGGCTTCGTCGAGCCGGGCGGCCGGAACGTCACCCTCATTTACATCCTTTATCTGGTCGGCTTCGTGATCGGGTTCACCAGTCTGATCGGTCTCGTCTTCGCCTATCTGAACCGGGGTCGCAGCCAGGGCTGGACCACCAGCCACTATACGTTCCAGATCCGCACTTTCTGGATCGCGCTGCTCTACGGGCTCGTCTGTCTGGTACTCGCCTTCATCGGTATCGGCTTCGTGCTCATGATTCTGGTTGCGATCTGGGTCATCGTGCGCTGCGTGAAGGGGCTGCAGGCAGCCTCACGGCAGCAACCGATCGCCGATCCGCAAACCTGGCTGTTCTGA
- the glcE gene encoding glycolate oxidase subunit GlcE, with amino-acid sequence MNSTFKPQSTDETRDVLRWAAAEETPLEILGQGSKRALGRPVQAAHVLDLSDLAGVEVYEPAELVLTARAGTPIADVEALVAAHNQELSFEPMDYGPLLGQEPGRGTIGGVLAGNLAGPRRIKAGAARDHILGMEAVSGRGEIFKAGGRVVKNVTGYDLPRVLCGSWGTLAVATTVTLKVNPRSETSATFLLPGLSDRDAVRAMCAAMGSSAEVSAAAHLPEGLFQRLGLAGQDRPGPVTLLRLEGFGPSVDYRFRALGGLLAPFGIAERVEHDASRAIWSAVRDCLPFAGARTPVWRLSVPPTRGAEVVDRLEREMPVEAFYDWSGGLVWLHNLDGELHDVPIRAAIADCGGGHATLVRASASSRVSAPPLQPQPAPLAALAARLKAQFDPHGVLNPGRMRVDL; translated from the coding sequence ATGAATTCGACCTTCAAGCCGCAGTCGACCGACGAGACGCGCGACGTCCTGCGCTGGGCGGCAGCCGAGGAGACGCCGCTCGAGATCCTTGGTCAAGGGTCCAAGCGTGCGCTCGGGCGCCCGGTGCAGGCCGCCCATGTTCTCGACCTGTCGGATCTCGCTGGCGTCGAGGTTTACGAGCCGGCCGAACTGGTTCTGACCGCCAGGGCCGGCACGCCGATCGCCGATGTCGAGGCGCTCGTCGCCGCGCACAACCAGGAACTGTCGTTCGAGCCGATGGACTACGGTCCGCTGCTCGGCCAGGAGCCGGGCCGGGGCACGATCGGAGGCGTTCTTGCCGGCAACCTCGCCGGGCCGCGCCGGATCAAGGCCGGCGCCGCGCGTGACCACATCCTCGGCATGGAAGCCGTGTCCGGCCGCGGCGAGATCTTCAAGGCGGGCGGACGGGTCGTGAAGAACGTCACCGGCTACGACCTGCCGCGCGTACTGTGCGGCTCTTGGGGCACGCTTGCCGTCGCGACCACGGTCACGCTCAAGGTCAATCCGCGCAGCGAAACCAGCGCCACATTCCTGCTTCCGGGCCTGTCCGACCGGGATGCCGTCAGGGCCATGTGCGCGGCGATGGGCTCTTCGGCGGAGGTTTCCGCCGCCGCTCATCTTCCCGAAGGCTTGTTCCAGCGGCTTGGACTTGCCGGGCAGGATCGCCCGGGACCGGTCACCCTGCTGCGTCTGGAAGGGTTCGGCCCGTCGGTCGACTATCGCTTCCGCGCGCTTGGCGGCCTGCTCGCCCCGTTCGGAATTGCCGAGCGCGTCGAGCACGACGCCTCCCGGGCGATCTGGAGCGCGGTGCGCGATTGTCTGCCGTTCGCGGGTGCGCGCACTCCGGTCTGGCGGCTGTCCGTGCCGCCGACGCGCGGTGCCGAAGTCGTCGACAGGCTCGAACGTGAGATGCCGGTCGAGGCGTTCTATGACTGGAGCGGCGGTCTGGTCTGGCTGCACAATCTGGACGGCGAACTGCACGACGTGCCGATCCGGGCGGCGATCGCCGATTGTGGCGGCGGCCATGCGACGCTGGTGCGCGCCAGCGCTTCCAGCCGTGTCTCCGCGCCGCCGTTACAGCCTCAGCCGGCGCCGCTGGCCGCTCTCGCGGCGCGCCTCAAGGCGCAGTTCGATCCCCATGGGGTCTTGAATCCGGGCCGCATGCGCGTTGATCTTTAG
- a CDS encoding FAD-linked oxidase C-terminal domain-containing protein yields the protein MAMPVPDATVIARRDEIVTALKAIVPGEGVIADEIEMRPYETDGLTAYRQMPLIVVLPETVDQVARILRYCYDNAIKVVPRGAGTSLSGGALPLADGVLMSMMKFNRVLDIDFANRAAVVQPGVTNLGITRAVEHEGFYYAPDPSSQIACSIGGNIAENSGGVHCLKYGLTTNNVLGLEMVLMTGEVIRLGGKHLDSEGYDLLALMTGSEGLLGVVTEVTVRILQKPETARAVLIGFPSSEDGGRCVADIIGAGIIPGGMEMMDKPAIHAAEDFVNAGYPRDAEALLIVELDGPEAEVDYLLARVEEIARANNAGYLRTSTTEDERLAFWAGRKAAFPAVGRISPDYLCMDGTIPRRELPRVLARMRDLSERHGLRVANVFHAGDGNLHPLILYDANRPGELEAAEAFGADILRLCVEVGGVLTGEHGVGIEKRDLMTEMFSDEDLRQQQRVKCAFDEKQLLNPGKVFPVLHRCAELGRMHVHKGQLPFPDIPRF from the coding sequence ATTGCGATGCCCGTTCCGGATGCGACCGTGATCGCCCGGCGCGACGAGATCGTCACCGCCTTGAAGGCCATTGTTCCCGGAGAGGGCGTGATCGCCGACGAGATCGAGATGCGTCCCTACGAAACCGACGGGCTCACCGCCTATCGCCAGATGCCGCTTATCGTCGTTCTGCCCGAGACGGTCGACCAGGTCGCCCGCATCCTGCGCTACTGCTACGACAATGCAATCAAGGTGGTGCCGCGCGGGGCGGGAACGTCGCTGTCGGGCGGCGCCCTGCCTCTCGCCGACGGCGTGCTGATGTCGATGATGAAGTTCAACCGCGTTCTCGATATCGACTTCGCCAACCGTGCCGCCGTCGTGCAGCCGGGCGTGACCAACCTCGGCATCACCCGGGCGGTCGAGCACGAGGGCTTTTACTACGCGCCTGATCCGTCGTCGCAGATCGCCTGTTCCATCGGCGGCAACATCGCGGAAAACTCCGGCGGTGTGCACTGCCTCAAATACGGCCTGACCACGAACAACGTTCTCGGCCTGGAGATGGTGCTGATGACCGGCGAGGTCATTCGCCTGGGCGGCAAGCACCTCGACAGCGAGGGGTATGACCTGCTCGCCCTGATGACCGGTTCGGAAGGGCTGCTCGGCGTCGTTACCGAGGTCACTGTCCGTATCCTGCAGAAGCCTGAGACGGCACGCGCGGTGCTGATCGGCTTCCCGTCCAGCGAGGACGGTGGGCGGTGCGTGGCCGACATCATCGGCGCGGGCATCATTCCGGGCGGCATGGAAATGATGGACAAGCCCGCGATCCACGCCGCCGAGGATTTCGTCAACGCCGGCTATCCCCGCGACGCCGAAGCCCTGTTGATCGTCGAGCTGGACGGCCCGGAGGCCGAGGTCGACTATCTGCTCGCCCGCGTCGAGGAGATCGCACGCGCCAACAACGCCGGCTACTTGCGCACCTCGACCACCGAAGACGAACGGCTGGCCTTCTGGGCCGGCCGCAAGGCTGCGTTCCCGGCGGTCGGCCGCATTTCGCCCGACTACCTGTGCATGGATGGCACCATCCCGCGCCGGGAACTGCCGCGCGTGCTCGCGCGCATGCGCGACCTGTCCGAAAGACACGGCTTGCGGGTCGCGAATGTCTTCCATGCCGGCGACGGCAACCTGCACCCGCTGATCCTCTACGACGCCAACAGGCCTGGCGAACTGGAGGCGGCCGAAGCCTTCGGCGCCGATATCCTGCGCCTGTGCGTTGAAGTCGGCGGCGTGCTGACCGGCGAGCACGGCGTCGGCATCGAAAAGCGCGATCTGATGACGGAGATGTTCTCCGACGAGGATCTCAGGCAGCAGCAGCGGGTCAAGTGCGCCTTCGACGAAAAGCAGCTGCTCAACCCGGGCAAGGTCTTCCCGGTGCTGCATCGCTGCGCGGAGCTCGGCCGGATGCACGTGCACAAGGGCCAGTTGCCTTTCCCGGATATTCCGCGTTTTTGA
- a CDS encoding LysR family transcriptional regulator produces the protein MSNLTDMEIFARVVSAGSMSAAGREMALSPAVVSKRIRRLEDRLGTRLLQRTTRQIAMTEAGQGFYERVVAILASVEEAESFVTRGSAQARGTLKVTAPTSFGRLHIAPYLGRFLEDNPDLAVNLDLADDFVDIVGEGYDLAIRIAELSDSSLVARRLAPVHRILCAAPSYLSRYGEPRSIEDLQENHVCIAAAAQDPWRLMGPRGIEIVRTGAPVRTNSSEVVREALLAGVGVALRSTWDIGPELRDGKLRIVLPQYRASKDVGLHAVYPSRRFLPAKVRVFIDFLAQLYGPSPYWDAGLDAWLAEPNVVEIG, from the coding sequence ATGAGCAATCTCACGGATATGGAAATTTTCGCCCGTGTCGTCAGCGCCGGCAGCATGTCCGCGGCGGGACGGGAGATGGCTCTGTCGCCGGCCGTCGTGTCGAAACGGATCCGCCGACTGGAGGATCGGCTCGGAACACGCCTGCTGCAACGTACGACCCGCCAGATCGCGATGACAGAGGCCGGGCAGGGCTTCTACGAACGGGTGGTTGCCATCCTAGCTTCCGTCGAAGAAGCCGAATCCTTCGTCACCCGCGGCTCGGCCCAGGCGCGCGGCACCTTGAAGGTCACCGCGCCGACGTCGTTCGGACGCCTGCACATCGCGCCCTACCTCGGACGCTTCCTGGAGGACAACCCCGATCTCGCGGTCAACCTCGACCTTGCCGACGATTTCGTCGACATCGTCGGGGAAGGCTACGATCTCGCCATCCGGATCGCCGAACTGTCGGATTCCAGCCTGGTGGCCCGGCGCCTCGCGCCGGTGCACCGCATCCTGTGCGCCGCGCCATCCTATCTTTCGCGCTACGGCGAGCCGCGCTCCATCGAGGACCTGCAGGAGAACCATGTCTGCATCGCGGCCGCCGCGCAGGATCCGTGGCGGCTGATGGGACCGCGCGGCATCGAGATCGTGCGCACAGGAGCGCCGGTGCGCACCAACTCCAGCGAGGTCGTCCGCGAGGCCCTGCTGGCCGGTGTCGGCGTCGCCCTGCGCTCGACCTGGGACATCGGACCGGAACTGCGCGACGGCAAGCTGCGCATCGTTTTGCCGCAATACCGCGCCTCCAAGGACGTTGGTCTGCACGCAGTGTATCCCAGCCGCCGCTTCCTGCCGGCGAAGGTCCGCGTGTTCATCGACTTCCTCGCGCAACTCTACGGTCCGTCGCCCTACTGGGACGCCGGCCTGGACGCCTGGCTTGCGGAACCAAACGTGGTCGAGATCGGTTGA
- a CDS encoding c-type cytochrome, with protein MKNVTVLASVAFLALTATAFADGDAAKGEKVFKKCQACHDVGANAKNKVGPELNGIVGRKIASIEGFKYSPAMIEFGAGDKVWDEATLTTYLHNPKEAIPKNKMAFVGLKKDDDLSDVIAYLSQFNEDGSAK; from the coding sequence ATGAAGAATGTCACGGTCCTTGCCAGCGTGGCGTTTCTTGCGCTGACCGCGACGGCCTTCGCCGACGGCGACGCGGCAAAGGGCGAAAAGGTCTTCAAGAAGTGCCAGGCCTGCCACGATGTCGGCGCCAACGCGAAGAACAAGGTCGGACCGGAATTGAACGGCATCGTCGGCCGCAAGATCGCGTCGATTGAAGGCTTCAAGTATTCCCCGGCCATGATCGAGTTCGGCGCGGGCGACAAGGTCTGGGACGAAGCGACGCTCACCACCTACCTGCACAACCCGAAGGAAGCGATCCCGAAGAACAAGATGGCCTTCGTCGGTCTGAAGAAGGACGACGACCTGTCGGACGTCATCGCCTACCTGAGCCAGTTCAACGAAGACGGTTCGGCGAAGTAA
- a CDS encoding DUF3422 family protein codes for MPDLLEHEPVRSLSYPDRRRGPWHARTHEGMKINGQENCPVASEMTCHARFAAQAHHGRVPRKPGKLATLVLAAFLHDDKSGVSGNGEAMDANDSISPPATDAPALPDGRLPAFEPHTLRPFVLGEIHARPFRPVATPRIVLHYAFTCDAEQARADRLWLAERCASQGGPSPDEGMRSHAFAFGAGLLRWEQHAEFITYTWDGPAAAMAPFGGVPGSHPFGSGFRAPGPLLSAVRLDLLPSGADDLQVVERHFDPASLSAFQADGEAAIAATDFRQDGDGMTRILVLNRSMNENQAGAFVQRLLEIETYRTLALLGLPVAIRLAPEIGRIERDLVEITAHIQDTSGLEPNRALLEKLSSLAADLEAGAAASAYRFGASRAYYEIVKARLQAIAESPLPGHMGMSAFLTRRLAPAMRTCQAMEDRQANLSRKLARATTLLRTRVDVDLEQQNRNLLESMNRRARLQLRLQQTVEGLSVAAISYYIVGLIGYLAKAAKDAGLPMLEPAVATGVSVPVVLLVIWHTIRRIRAHHAEGDDGH; via the coding sequence ATGCCGGATCTTCTCGAACATGAACCCGTTCGCTCACTCTCGTACCCCGATCGGCGCCGCGGACCATGGCACGCACGGACACATGAGGGCATGAAGATAAATGGTCAAGAAAATTGTCCAGTTGCAAGCGAAATGACGTGTCATGCGCGCTTCGCCGCGCAGGCACACCACGGCCGGGTGCCCCGGAAACCGGGCAAGCTTGCGACGTTGGTGCTTGCGGCCTTTTTGCATGATGACAAGTCCGGGGTCTCGGGCAATGGTGAAGCCATGGACGCGAACGACAGCATTTCTCCACCAGCTACCGACGCCCCGGCCTTGCCGGACGGGCGCCTGCCGGCCTTCGAGCCGCACACGTTGCGGCCCTTCGTGCTGGGCGAAATTCACGCGCGGCCGTTTCGGCCGGTCGCGACACCGCGCATCGTCCTGCACTATGCGTTCACCTGCGATGCCGAACAGGCGCGGGCGGATCGGCTTTGGCTGGCCGAACGCTGCGCCAGCCAGGGCGGACCGAGTCCGGACGAGGGCATGCGCTCGCATGCGTTTGCGTTCGGCGCCGGCCTCCTGCGCTGGGAACAGCATGCGGAATTCATCACCTACACATGGGATGGGCCGGCGGCAGCCATGGCGCCTTTCGGCGGCGTTCCGGGCTCGCATCCGTTCGGCTCGGGGTTCCGGGCGCCCGGTCCGCTGCTGTCGGCGGTGCGTCTCGATCTTCTGCCCTCGGGCGCCGACGATCTTCAGGTCGTGGAACGCCATTTCGACCCGGCCAGCCTGTCGGCCTTCCAGGCGGATGGGGAGGCCGCGATCGCGGCGACCGACTTCCGCCAGGACGGCGACGGCATGACCCGCATCCTGGTGCTCAACCGTTCGATGAACGAGAACCAGGCGGGTGCCTTCGTGCAGCGCCTGCTCGAAATCGAGACCTACCGAACGCTTGCCTTGCTCGGGCTTCCGGTCGCCATCCGTCTTGCACCGGAGATCGGCAGGATCGAACGCGACCTGGTCGAGATCACGGCCCATATCCAGGATACCTCCGGCCTGGAGCCGAACCGGGCGCTGCTTGAGAAGCTGTCCAGTCTGGCCGCCGATCTGGAGGCCGGCGCGGCTGCCAGCGCCTACAGGTTCGGGGCGAGTCGGGCGTACTACGAAATCGTCAAGGCGAGGCTCCAGGCGATTGCTGAAAGTCCGTTGCCCGGCCACATGGGCATGTCTGCTTTCCTGACGCGCCGCCTCGCTCCGGCCATGCGCACGTGTCAGGCGATGGAGGACCGGCAGGCCAACCTGTCGCGCAAGCTTGCACGCGCGACGACGCTGCTGCGCACCCGCGTCGACGTCGACCTCGAACAGCAGAACCGCAATCTGCTGGAATCCATGAACCGGCGGGCGCGCCTGCAACTGCGCCTGCAACAGACGGTCGAGGGCCTCTCGGTCGCCGCGATCAGCTACTACATCGTCGGTCTGATCGGCTATCTTGCCAAGGCGGCGAAGGATGCTGGCCTGCCGATGCTCGAGCCTGCCGTGGCTACAGGGGTGTCCGTGCCGGTAGTTCTGCTGGTGATCTGGCATACCATCCGGCGCATCCGGGCCCATCATGCGGAAGGCGACGACGGGCACTGA
- a CDS encoding FadR/GntR family transcriptional regulator yields the protein MFEKIRHMRTADAVVQQIEELILHGILRPGDRLPPERELVTLVDVSRPILRAALKTLEDRGLVVSRQGGGTFVADVIGTVFSEPIVDLIGRHGSAIEDYLDFRRDIEGIAAEHAAARMTAADREILTQIVADMDRAFSDDDYPSEARLDVDFHQAVGEAAHNIVLLHTLRACYRLLENGVFFNRTKLYSRPDARRCLLDQHREILDHLCAGDGAGARRAAEAHIDFVREALKASERSGFRDEVAELRLQQRLDTQGKRRKAEAQHKSKAETPQ from the coding sequence ATGTTCGAGAAGATCCGGCATATGCGCACTGCAGACGCGGTCGTGCAGCAGATCGAGGAACTGATCCTGCACGGGATCCTGCGTCCGGGCGACCGGCTGCCGCCGGAACGCGAGCTGGTGACGCTGGTCGACGTGTCGCGTCCAATCCTGCGGGCTGCCTTGAAAACGCTCGAAGACAGGGGACTCGTGGTTAGCCGGCAGGGGGGCGGAACCTTCGTCGCCGACGTGATCGGCACCGTCTTTTCCGAGCCGATCGTCGACCTAATCGGCCGCCACGGCTCGGCGATCGAAGACTACCTGGACTTCCGGCGCGACATCGAAGGGATCGCCGCCGAGCATGCCGCCGCACGCATGACCGCGGCCGACCGCGAGATCCTGACACAGATCGTCGCCGACATGGACCGCGCTTTTTCGGACGATGACTATCCGAGCGAAGCCCGGCTCGACGTCGACTTCCACCAGGCCGTCGGCGAGGCGGCACATAATATCGTGCTGCTGCATACCTTGAGGGCCTGCTATCGCCTGCTGGAGAACGGCGTCTTCTTCAACCGGACGAAACTCTACAGTCGTCCGGACGCACGCCGGTGCCTGCTCGACCAGCATCGTGAGATCCTGGATCATCTCTGTGCCGGAGACGGCGCAGGAGCCCGGCGCGCGGCGGAAGCGCACATCGACTTCGTACGCGAAGCACTGAAGGCCTCCGAACGTTCCGGTTTTCGGGACGAGGTGGCCGAGCTGCGTCTGCAGCAAAGACTGGATACCCAGGGCAAACGGCGAAAAGCCGAGGCCCAGCACAAGAGCAAGGCAGAGACACCGCAATGA
- a CDS encoding (Fe-S)-binding protein, with protein MTASPADGLRVGLFVTCLVDLFRPSVGFAAVKLLEDAGCSVEVPAAQTCCGQPAFNSGDRADARAIAEGVIRAFEGYDYVVAPSGSCGGMLKKHYVELFDANDPWAGRAEAFSAKVFELVSFLTDVLKVTGVSASHDGTVTYHDSCSGLRELGIKAQPRALLATVKGLELREMKESEVCCGFGGTFCVKYPDISNSIVSRKTADIAATQAETLLAGDLGCLMNMSGKLKREGSPIKARHVAEVLAGMTDTPAIGEKRR; from the coding sequence ATGACAGCTTCCCCAGCGGACGGCCTCCGGGTCGGCCTTTTCGTCACCTGTCTCGTCGACCTGTTCCGCCCGAGCGTCGGCTTCGCCGCGGTAAAGTTGCTGGAGGACGCCGGCTGCAGCGTCGAAGTGCCGGCGGCGCAGACATGCTGCGGCCAGCCTGCCTTCAACTCCGGCGACCGAGCGGACGCACGTGCCATCGCCGAGGGCGTGATCCGGGCGTTCGAGGGCTACGACTATGTCGTCGCCCCGTCAGGCTCCTGCGGCGGCATGCTCAAGAAGCACTATGTCGAACTGTTCGATGCGAACGACCCCTGGGCCGGCCGTGCCGAAGCCTTTTCCGCCAAGGTGTTCGAACTCGTCAGTTTTCTGACGGATGTCCTGAAAGTCACCGGCGTGTCGGCCAGCCATGACGGCACGGTGACCTATCACGACAGTTGCTCGGGCTTGCGGGAACTCGGAATCAAGGCCCAGCCGCGCGCCCTGCTCGCCACGGTCAAAGGCCTGGAGTTGCGCGAGATGAAGGAGTCGGAGGTCTGCTGCGGCTTCGGCGGCACCTTCTGCGTCAAGTACCCGGACATTTCGAATTCCATCGTGTCGCGCAAAACGGCGGACATCGCGGCCACACAGGCCGAAACGCTGCTCGCCGGCGACCTCGGCTGCCTGATGAACATGTCGGGCAAGCTGAAGCGGGAGGGATCGCCGATCAAGGCACGGCACGTGGCCGAGGTGCTCGCCGGGATGACCGACACGCCGGCAATCGGCGAAAAGCGGCGCTGA
- a CDS encoding LutB/LldF family L-lactate oxidation iron-sulfur protein, whose product MQSTSPRFRKNAVEALADSELQSALRHVRSNFIEKRAKAVAALPEFDALRDVGRQIKDHTLAHLDLYLEEYEAKVTAAGGHVHWAETGADACQIVLDICRRVNARTVTKGKSMVSEEIGLNAFLEEHAIVPVETDLGEYIIQLRGEHPSHIIAPAVHVTQRQVEADFRRVHTHLDPARNLDEPTTLLGEARAVLRDRYFQADVGITGANFLIAETGTSVIVTNEGNGDLTQILPRVHIVLASLEKVTPTLEDAAQILRLLARSATGQDMSVYTTLSTGPRRAADPDGPDEYHVILLDNGRSAMLGSEYQEMLRCIRCGACMNHCPVYHSIGGHAYGWVYPGPMGAVLTPSLIGVEQAGHLPNASTFCGRCEAVCPMRIPLPKMMRHWREREFERNLTPATTRYGLSLWAFLAKRPALYRLAARIAAGGLGWLGGGKGGFRALPLAGGWTRHRDLPAPEGRTFQDLWKQKQRDGGRMPQ is encoded by the coding sequence ATGCAGAGCACATCACCGCGGTTCAGGAAAAACGCCGTCGAAGCCCTGGCCGACAGCGAATTGCAGAGCGCGCTGCGCCACGTGCGCAGCAACTTCATCGAAAAGCGCGCCAAGGCGGTCGCGGCGCTGCCGGAATTCGACGCCCTGCGCGACGTCGGCCGACAGATCAAGGATCATACCCTCGCCCATCTCGACCTCTACCTGGAGGAATACGAGGCCAAGGTCACGGCGGCGGGAGGCCATGTCCACTGGGCCGAAACGGGCGCCGACGCATGCCAGATCGTTCTCGACATCTGCCGACGCGTGAACGCGCGGACGGTGACCAAGGGCAAGTCGATGGTCTCCGAGGAGATCGGCCTCAACGCCTTCCTGGAGGAGCACGCGATCGTCCCGGTCGAAACCGATCTCGGCGAATACATCATCCAGCTGCGCGGCGAGCATCCGAGCCACATCATCGCTCCAGCCGTCCATGTCACCCAGCGCCAGGTCGAGGCCGACTTCCGCCGCGTGCACACTCATCTCGATCCGGCACGCAACCTCGACGAGCCGACGACCCTGCTCGGTGAGGCCAGGGCCGTGCTGCGCGACAGGTATTTCCAGGCTGACGTCGGCATCACCGGCGCCAATTTCCTGATCGCGGAAACCGGCACGTCGGTCATCGTCACCAACGAGGGCAACGGCGACCTGACCCAGATCCTGCCCCGGGTCCACATTGTGCTTGCCTCGCTGGAAAAGGTCACGCCGACGCTGGAGGACGCGGCGCAAATCCTGAGGCTACTTGCCCGTTCGGCGACCGGACAGGACATGTCGGTCTACACGACGCTGTCGACTGGTCCGCGCCGCGCCGCCGACCCGGACGGCCCTGACGAATACCACGTCATCCTGCTCGACAACGGCCGTTCGGCCATGCTCGGCTCGGAGTATCAGGAGATGCTGCGCTGCATCCGCTGCGGCGCCTGCATGAACCACTGCCCCGTCTACCACTCGATCGGCGGCCACGCCTACGGCTGGGTCTATCCGGGACCGATGGGCGCAGTGCTGACGCCGTCGCTGATCGGCGTCGAGCAAGCCGGCCACCTGCCGAATGCCTCGACCTTCTGCGGGCGCTGCGAAGCGGTGTGCCCGATGCGCATTCCGCTGCCGAAGATGATGCGGCACTGGCGGGAACGGGAATTCGAGCGCAACCTGACGCCGGCGACGACGCGCTACGGCCTGTCGCTGTGGGCGTTCCTTGCCAAGCGGCCCGCCCTGTATCGGCTGGCGGCCAGGATCGCGGCGGGCGGGCTCGGGTGGCTTGGCGGCGGCAAGGGCGGCTTCCGCGCGCTGCCGCTGGCCGGAGGCTGGACCCGGCATCGCGACCTGCCGGCGCCGGAGGGCCGCACTTTCCAGGATCTTTGGAAGCAAAAACAACGAGATGGCGGGAGGATGCCGCAATGA
- a CDS encoding LutC/YkgG family protein, with the protein MTTTARTAILAKIRASLGRKGSDPDRRAAVAARLADAPRGLVPARGQLPPEDRVELFVRMAESVQASTERLASAEAVPAAISAYLRQKNLPHQIRIGADPRLAELDWTAAAGLEVTRGHARASDLVTVSHALAGVAETGTLALVSGTDNPTTLNFLPEHHIVVIPAANILGDLESVWDRLRTIYGKGTMPRTVNFITGPSRSADIEQTLLLGAHGPRALHILVVGPAVSGTQSGA; encoded by the coding sequence ATGACCACGACCGCGCGCACGGCGATCCTAGCCAAGATCCGCGCCTCTCTGGGACGCAAGGGAAGCGATCCGGATCGCAGGGCAGCCGTCGCCGCGCGGCTCGCCGACGCGCCGCGCGGGCTCGTTCCGGCGCGGGGGCAGTTGCCGCCGGAGGATCGGGTCGAGCTGTTCGTCCGGATGGCCGAGAGCGTCCAGGCGAGCACCGAACGGTTGGCCTCAGCGGAGGCCGTGCCGGCCGCGATATCCGCCTATCTGCGGCAAAAAAACCTTCCGCACCAGATCCGTATCGGAGCGGATCCGCGCCTTGCCGAACTCGACTGGACGGCTGCGGCGGGGCTGGAGGTGACCCGTGGCCATGCGCGGGCGTCGGATCTGGTCACGGTCTCCCATGCCCTGGCCGGCGTCGCCGAAACGGGTACACTGGCGCTGGTGTCGGGAACGGACAATCCGACAACGCTCAACTTCCTGCCCGAGCACCATATCGTGGTTATCCCCGCCGCCAACATCCTCGGCGACCTGGAATCGGTCTGGGACCGGCTGAGGACGATCTACGGAAAGGGCACGATGCCGCGGACGGTGAACTTCATCACCGGCCCGTCGCGATCGGCGGATATCGAGCAGACCCTGCTGCTCGGCGCCCACGGACCGCGAGCGTTGCATATCCTCGTCGTAGGACCGGCCGTGTCAGGGACGCAATCAGGGGCGTAG
- a CDS encoding type 1 glutamine amidotransferase, which produces MQVLVIENYPETPLGQVGRALDEAGIAARVVSAHAGAPVPESPGEHAGLVVFGGAQDALDDAGYPFLPKVCDLIRAFHAADRPVLGICLGAQLIARAFGGTNILGRPVEFGWRPVTPTPAAVDDPLFSVLGDGAPLFHWHSDTFTLPEGALHLAASAMTENQGFRLGRATYATQFHFETGLAEARFWSERFADLIAEHTPAWADRFEGEARIHAPASDVAGAALARAWVGLLRP; this is translated from the coding sequence ATGCAGGTCCTTGTCATCGAGAATTACCCCGAAACCCCGCTCGGCCAGGTTGGACGTGCCCTTGACGAGGCCGGCATCGCCGCCCGGGTTGTCTCCGCCCATGCCGGTGCGCCGGTACCGGAAAGTCCCGGCGAGCATGCCGGTCTCGTCGTCTTCGGCGGTGCCCAGGATGCCCTCGACGACGCCGGCTATCCCTTCCTGCCGAAGGTCTGCGATCTCATCCGCGCCTTTCATGCCGCCGACCGTCCGGTGCTCGGCATCTGCCTCGGCGCGCAGCTCATCGCCCGCGCCTTCGGTGGTACGAACATCCTCGGCCGGCCAGTCGAGTTCGGCTGGCGGCCGGTGACGCCGACGCCGGCGGCCGTCGACGATCCCCTGTTCTCCGTCCTGGGCGACGGCGCACCGCTGTTTCACTGGCATTCGGACACCTTCACCCTGCCCGAGGGCGCGCTCCATCTGGCCGCCAGCGCGATGACCGAGAACCAGGGCTTCCGCCTCGGCCGCGCGACGTATGCCACCCAGTTCCACTTCGAGACGGGGCTTGCCGAGGCACGCTTCTGGAGCGAGCGCTTCGCCGACCTGATTGCCGAGCACACACCCGCCTGGGCGGATCGCTTCGAAGGCGAGGCGCGCATCCATGCTCCGGCGTCGGACGTGGCCGGGGCGGCGCTGGCGAGGGCCTGGGTCGGCCTGCTACGCCCCTGA